The genomic segment GCCTTCCGCAAGCGCGCCGGACGGAGATAGGACGAATCGTACGTTTACGAAAAAGAGCATGGTCAAGGTCTAAAGACCCTGTCCATGCTCTTTGTACGCGGTACGAAACGCCTTCGTCAAGATGTCGCCCGGGACACGTGGAGCTCGATGCCGTCGAGAATTCGCTCCAGGCCGAAGTCGAAGTCGTTCTGAGCCTCTTCCTTGTTGCCGTCGTCTTCGGTATATACGCCCGCGGCGACAATGGGATAAAGCGCTGGATACCGCTCCGGCGTGACCAGCTGCCTCAGCGCTCCGCCGTACATAAGCCCGGAAAAGCTGTCCGGGTTCGCGCCCGACTCGATGGCCCGGTCCATATCCCGCATCATGACGCCGTAAAACCGGGAATAACCGCTGATCAGCAGAACGGTAGACATTTTCTCGTATTCGCTAAGCGGCAGGTCCCGAAGAATGCGCAGCGGCCAATCCACCATCTTCAAATTGTTCGGCGTGATCGGCACGCCCATGATCGGGACGTCCGTGAACCACGGATGCGCGCGCATGAGCCGGATGCAGGTCTCAACATATTCTCTGAGCCGCTCCCGCCACCCTTTCCCTTCGCTCTCCTCCGGCATCTGTATATCGCACACCGCTTCGGTCATAAGCATCAGCAGGTCGTCCTTGCTCTTGATATACCGGTACAGCGACATCGTCGTAAACCCAAGCGAGCTCGCCACCCGGTTCATCGACACTGCCGACAGCCCTTCGCGATCCGCGATGCCGACTGCGGCTTCGACGATCTTGCCGACGCTCAGCTCGCCCTTCGGGCCTCTCGTCGACGGCTTCACCAATCCCCAGGCAAGCTGCGCGCCGTGCGGCAGACTGCTCACGCTGTCATCGTCGATTTTATCGTTGCCGCTCATTTCCCCGCGCCCCTTTTCCACGAAATAATTGTATATGGTATATACAGTATAGCACAGGCATTTAGACGGCGCACGCAGGCTGCCAATATCCGGGCCGACTTTAAAATGAAGCTGTATGACGTTTCTTGTTTATCCATCCGAAGGTAAAAAAGGAGTATAGTTTGCCCAATTTTTTTCGGATTATGCTACAATGGACATTCAATATCGGTATGGCCGAATTACGAGGTGACAAACTGCAATGATGAATTCTCCCCCTCTGACGGAAACGAGAGCGCAGATCGGCAGCACGGAGAGACCCCCGAGGAGAGCGGCGAGAAGATCCGTCGTGCCGTTCATCTGTTTATGGCTATTGCTGATCGGAGCGGGCGTCGCCGGCACGGTCTGGTACACGGGACAGCAGCGGGAGCAGGTATCCGCGCAGCTGCAGCGGCAGACCGCGAGCCAGATCGCGGCGATGCAGCAGGATTACCGCGCCAGATTGGACAAGCTCGAGAGCGATTATGCCGCACAGATGACTCAGCTCTCGTCGAAGGTCGAAGCGCTGAACGAGCTGCTCACCTTCACGCAGGACAACGCCAGCGACAAGACGGATAACAGCAACAAGCTGTATACGCAAATAAGCGAGCTGAAGAAACAGCTGGAACAGCTGAAAAAAGAACTGGACGTGCTCAAATGAGAACGGGCGTCCAGCAAATGAACCGAACCGTGCTGCTCGCCTGCGCGCCCTTTCTCGGCATGGTGATCTGGCTGTTCGCGGCAGGCGTCAAGCCGGAAGCGCCGGAGATCGGACCTGCCCTGCAGACGCCCGAGCCTTCGCTCGCCGGCTATACGGAGCGGCAGCTCGAATCGTTAGACAAGGCCGGCGCCATCGCCAAGGACATATCGGCCTCCGTCAAGCGCGTATCCGAGCTGTATACGATGACGAATATGAGCATGAGCGCGATGATGTCCACTGCCAAGGCGCAGGTCGGGCGACCCGCCGCCATCTATGACCGGCGCATCTCCATCAAGCTCGGGTATCCGCGCGACTCGGTGCAATCGGACAATCTGACGGCTCAGCTCTACACGATCCGCGCGCAGCACTTCAGCGGCTATGCGCTGAAGGTCAGACTCAAGAGCGACAAGGCGATGTCCTTGGCGCTGGCCGGCAACAATCCGGGCAGCTCGGAGACGACGCTTGCGGCCGTCAAGCGGACCGGGGCGATCGCGGGCGTCAATGCCGGAGGCTTCGCGGACCAGGGAGGCAAGCGGTACCCGCTAAGCACGACCGTCGTCGGCGGCGAGTACGTTACCGGCTTCGAGCCGAGCTTCAACGATCTGTTTTTCGTCGGCTTGAACGAGGACCTGAAGCTGATCGGCGGCAAATACAGCAATAAGTCCCAGCTGGACAAGCAAAAACCCAAGTTCGGCGCTTCCTTCGTCCCCGTGCTCCGCAAGAACGGCTTAAATCTGCCGATTCCCGCCAAATGGCGGACGAACCCGCTCCGCGCGCCGCGTACGGTCATCGCGAACTACAAGGACAACCAGATTCTGATGATGGTCATCGACGGGCGCGGCGAGGACGGCAGCTCCGGCGCCACGCTCGAGGAGCTTCAGATTCTGCTCTCCCGCTTCGGGACGATCGACGGCTACAATCTGGACGGTGGCGGTTCATCCACCCTGGTGTTCAAGGGCAGAGTCGTCAACAGTCCTTCCGACGGGCAGCTTCGGCGCCTGGCGACCAACTTTCTTTTCTTCAAATAAAAGAGGCCCTCGTCGGCCTCTTTTTCGTGATTTTATTTTACGCGATCCGTTTATTCGATCCGTTTATTCGGTCCGTTTTGCCAAACGGCCTCGGTCAAGCTGTCATCGTCCTGAAGTAGCGGTATATCTTGTCCAGCTTCTCCTTGTGCTTGCCGCGCGGGCTTTCCATGCTGCCGAATTCGAAAAACTTCACCTTGCCGAAGCCGACGTACCGCAGCAGCGCCTTGCGCATCAGCGTCTTGTGCGCATTGTACAGCCAGAACAGCATATAGCCGGCCGGTCCCTTCATCGTCGACACGCATACGGCGGTCTTGCCCTTCAGCAAGCCCTCCGGAAGCAGCTTGCCGTTGTCCCGGTACGCAAAGCCCGAAGCGAACATCCGGTCGATATAGCCGAGCAGCATCGCAGGCGGCCTGCCCCACCAGATCGGATAGACGAAGACGAGCTTGTCGGCCCGTTTAATCTGCTGCCGGTACCGCTCGAGCGCAGGCTCGGCATGCATATCTCTTCTCCTTTTTTCCTCGTTGAACACAAGCACCGGGTCGAAGCCCTCCGCATACAGGTCGAGCACCTCAACCTCTTCGACCGCGTCGTTCTCCTCGCTCCCGCGCACGATTTCCCGCAAAAACGCATGATTCAAGCACCGATGATTCGGATGGACGTAGATCACGAGCAGCTTCATGACGCGCCTCCAATAATTATCATATGATAACTATAAATTAGCACGACGTCATTTAGTTGTCAAATGATCATTTTTATTTGATAACAATTATACGAAAAGCACGTACTTTGTGGGGCGCGTCTTGCGTTTATGATGCGTGCGCTAGCTCTTCGGCTTGTGATAACCGTTATCTCCGTAAGGCTGCAGCTTTTCAACCCACAGCTCGGCGAGCGCATCAACCTCTTCCTGATATTTTTTCAGCTCGGCGCGATCGGTTACCGTCTCCTCCTTCGGCTTGATCCGATCCAGTTCCGAAAACTCGAAAACGCTGCCCCCGTATCGATCCCAGTCGGTCTTCAGCTCCGGCAGCGTGTTGTTGTTCATTTGCTTCATAAATTCAAACCGGTTGCGGGCGCCGTCCAGATCCATCGAGGAGCGGACCAGCACCTTCCCGTTCTCCGCATTGCGGATCTGGTAGACGCCCATCGCACGAAAAGATTGTGCGTAGGCTTCAGCCAGCTGTTTTTTACGCTGTTTGTCCATCGTCAGTACCCCATTTCCTTCAAAATGCGGGACAGCGTCTGCAGCCGCTCGCCGATCAGCTCGCCGTCCCCTTCAAGCGCGGCGCCGAACAGCTTGATGTCCTCGCGAATGCGCTCGTTGTCCGTGCATATCGCCACAGTCATGGCATCTCCTTGCAGACCGATCCGATCGATGACCGGATTGTCAGGATCGTACAGCTCCTCATGGCGGTAGGCTTCGCGGAAATGACCGAGCCCGCGCGCAACCAGTATCGCAAGATCGAGCACGCGGTGAAGCGGCAGCTCCTCCGATTGCCGGGACCACTTCTCCCCCGTGTACCGCCATACCTTCGCCGAAATGTCCACCTTGCCGCGGTCGTTCCACTGCGCAAGTCCGAGCGAGAGGCCCTTGGCGTCCGTATGTCCGGCGTATCGGCCGTCCACTTTTTCGTAATTGTCGGATATAATAACAGGCTTATGCTTGAGCGATGTCGGGATTTTCACAATGCGACCTCCGTTTAAAATTTAGTAATTTACTAAATTACTAATTCAGTGCTTCTAATATATCGAACGAAAACGGATCGGTCAATCCCGCATCAAGCAAAAACGGCGGGCCGCAGATGAACGGGCTCTGCACGCTGCCCCAGAAGGCTTTCTCCGTGCTGTCGATGGCAGACGTCTCTGGTGAAGGGACAGCGGCGGTCATCGGCAGGAAAAATAGTTGCTGAAAGGATGTTAATTCTCCGCCAGTGCGACTCGGCTCCGGATAATTGCTAAAAGGCAGTTATTGTCTGGAAAAATCCGAAAAATTTGCGTCGACGCTCGAAATAAATGCCTTTTGACAACAATTTCTGCTGGCAGCCCAATAACGCCAAAATGAGCTGCGCTTTAACAATTATCCCTCTATCGCATCCGAAATCGGCGCATCAAAAAACATCGACGCCAGCGCCTCCTATCCCGGCACTTGAATCGATGCTTTTTGACTGCTTCCGCTTATACGTAAATGCGAATCTCAACTAGCTACGCACACAGCGCTGCCGTACTCCTCGAAACGCCAGTCAACGCCACTTGTAGATCGGCCGCCAATTCAGCGTCTCCTTAGCAAGCGCGTTGGAAAACAAAGGCGCCCTCCCGCCGAGATCCGCGCGAATGTCCGTCACCTCGGGGTAATGCTCGGCGATCAAAGCTGAGGTATCCCGCTCGCTCAGGACTTCGTCCCCTGTTATATTCAGCGAGACCGAGCCGCCCTCCAGCCGCGCCGTCAGTGCCGCCGTGCACGCGGTCGCCGCATCCCGAATGTCGATATAGCTCCACAAAATTTTGCTGAACCGCTCGGGATGACGCGCGTCCTCCGCCATTCGCCCGTATTCTTCGGGCGCCGCGATCAGCGAGAAGCGCAAATTCGCGATTTCCAGCGCGCCTCTGCGCGCGAACATGTCCGACGTCAATTCGCCCACCGTTTTAGACAGCCCATAACCCTCCTGAGGAAGCTGCGGATGCGCCTCGTCCACGGGCAAGTATGCCGGCGAAAAAGGCTTGGACGCCCATGCGAATCCATAGCAGGACGTACTCGAGCCCATCACGACCCGGCGTATGCCGAGCAGTTCCGCCGCCTCAAGCACATGAAAGCTCCCGAGTACGTTGTTCGCAAAAATCGTGTGATGCGGATAACCGAGAGGCGCCGGAATCGCCGCCAGATGAATAACGGCATCCGCGCCCTTTAGCCCGCCGACCACTTGCCCGAGGTCGCTCATATCTACGCGTGTCTGCTTGCAGGGAAGACCTTCGGCGATGCGGTGATCGAGCGACACGGCTAGATAGCCTTGCCTGCGCAGCTCCTCGATAACATAACGCCCCAGCTTGCCGCTGCCGCCGGTAACGGCGATCGTACGCATACGTATTCACTCCTCTCATCTCTCATCTCTCATCTCTCATCTCTCATGTCAAGGACGGACGATCGTGCCGTCGGCTTTGCGGTCCAGCCGGTAAGGCGAATGATAGCTGTGGCGCGACCAACCTTCGCCCGTCAGCGCTGCGGCCAGCGTCTCGTCGATGTCGATCCCGAGTCCCGGCTTGGACGACGGGTATAGATAGCCGCCCACTCGTTCGATATGCCCTGGAAAAGCGGCCAGCTCCTCCGGCCTGAAGTGATTGACCTCCTGAATGCCGAAGTTCCAGATCGCCATGTCCAGATGCACGGCAGCCGCCTGGTTGACGGGATCGTTCTCCCCGCCCTCCTGCCAGGCGGTGCGCACGC from the Cohnella hashimotonis genome contains:
- a CDS encoding DUF6530 family protein; translated protein: MKIPTSLKHKPVIISDNYEKVDGRYAGHTDAKGLSLGLAQWNDRGKVDISAKVWRYTGEKWSRQSEELPLHRVLDLAILVARGLGHFREAYRHEELYDPDNPVIDRIGLQGDAMTVAICTDNERIREDIKLFGAALEGDGELIGERLQTLSRILKEMGY
- a CDS encoding TetR/AcrR family transcriptional regulator, which translates into the protein MSGNDKIDDDSVSSLPHGAQLAWGLVKPSTRGPKGELSVGKIVEAAVGIADREGLSAVSMNRVASSLGFTTMSLYRYIKSKDDLLMLMTEAVCDIQMPEESEGKGWRERLREYVETCIRLMRAHPWFTDVPIMGVPITPNNLKMVDWPLRILRDLPLSEYEKMSTVLLISGYSRFYGVMMRDMDRAIESGANPDSFSGLMYGGALRQLVTPERYPALYPIVAAGVYTEDDGNKEEAQNDFDFGLERILDGIELHVSRATS
- a CDS encoding phosphodiester glycosidase family protein encodes the protein MRTGVQQMNRTVLLACAPFLGMVIWLFAAGVKPEAPEIGPALQTPEPSLAGYTERQLESLDKAGAIAKDISASVKRVSELYTMTNMSMSAMMSTAKAQVGRPAAIYDRRISIKLGYPRDSVQSDNLTAQLYTIRAQHFSGYALKVRLKSDKAMSLALAGNNPGSSETTLAAVKRTGAIAGVNAGGFADQGGKRYPLSTTVVGGEYVTGFEPSFNDLFFVGLNEDLKLIGGKYSNKSQLDKQKPKFGASFVPVLRKNGLNLPIPAKWRTNPLRAPRTVIANYKDNQILMMVIDGRGEDGSSGATLEELQILLSRFGTIDGYNLDGGGSSTLVFKGRVVNSPSDGQLRRLATNFLFFK
- a CDS encoding GIY-YIG nuclease family protein, encoding MDKQRKKQLAEAYAQSFRAMGVYQIRNAENGKVLVRSSMDLDGARNRFEFMKQMNNNTLPELKTDWDRYGGSVFEFSELDRIKPKEETVTDRAELKKYQEEVDALAELWVEKLQPYGDNGYHKPKS
- a CDS encoding NAD(P)H-dependent oxidoreductase, with amino-acid sequence MKLLVIYVHPNHRCLNHAFLREIVRGSEENDAVEEVEVLDLYAEGFDPVLVFNEEKRRRDMHAEPALERYRQQIKRADKLVFVYPIWWGRPPAMLLGYIDRMFASGFAYRDNGKLLPEGLLKGKTAVCVSTMKGPAGYMLFWLYNAHKTLMRKALLRYVGFGKVKFFEFGSMESPRGKHKEKLDKIYRYFRTMTA
- a CDS encoding NAD-dependent epimerase/dehydratase family protein, with the protein product MRTIAVTGGSGKLGRYVIEELRRQGYLAVSLDHRIAEGLPCKQTRVDMSDLGQVVGGLKGADAVIHLAAIPAPLGYPHHTIFANNVLGSFHVLEAAELLGIRRVVMGSSTSCYGFAWASKPFSPAYLPVDEAHPQLPQEGYGLSKTVGELTSDMFARRGALEIANLRFSLIAAPEEYGRMAEDARHPERFSKILWSYIDIRDAATACTAALTARLEGGSVSLNITGDEVLSERDTSALIAEHYPEVTDIRADLGGRAPLFSNALAKETLNWRPIYKWR